A region of Candidatus Tiamatella incendiivivens DNA encodes the following proteins:
- the prpB gene encoding methylisocitrate lyase encodes MAFLFRDKPQENPAGMLKELMQRKKTTPVIGVFNPASALLVESMGFDAIYLSGAALTGSLAMPDLGLITLTELVKSTRYITRITNLPLIVDTDTGFGETINVQRTVRDLIGAGAAAIQIEDQVLPKKCGHLKGKKLAPAEEMTRKIIAAKRIAKDKMLIIARTDARGVEGLDEALRRAKLYEQAGADIIFPEALTNEEEFREFSKKINIPLLANMTEFGKTPYFTVEDFSKWGYKLVLFPVTLLRISLGAMRDALRVIKSEGTQRNILDRMMTRQEFYELIGYYEYEKEDNTIYKLSKEIS; translated from the coding sequence ATGGCTTTCCTTTTCCGGGATAAACCCCAAGAGAATCCAGCTGGAATGCTCAAGGAACTAATGCAGAGAAAGAAAACAACCCCTGTAATAGGTGTATTCAACCCTGCCAGTGCTTTGCTAGTGGAATCGATGGGTTTTGATGCAATATACCTGAGTGGTGCAGCCTTAACAGGTAGTCTAGCGATGCCCGATTTAGGGCTTATAACACTCACCGAATTAGTCAAGTCAACCCGGTACATAACAAGGATAACTAATCTACCTTTGATCGTTGATACGGACACAGGCTTTGGTGAAACCATTAACGTTCAAAGAACGGTGAGAGATTTAATCGGCGCTGGAGCAGCAGCCATTCAAATAGAAGACCAAGTCCTTCCGAAGAAATGCGGTCATTTAAAGGGCAAGAAACTAGCTCCAGCCGAAGAAATGACCAGGAAAATAATTGCTGCAAAAAGGATTGCCAAAGATAAAATGCTTATCATTGCGAGGACTGATGCTAGAGGTGTTGAAGGCCTAGACGAAGCCTTAAGAAGAGCCAAGCTTTACGAGCAGGCAGGAGCTGACATAATTTTCCCTGAAGCACTAACAAATGAAGAAGAATTCAGAGAGTTTTCAAAGAAAATCAATATACCACTCTTAGCGAACATGACAGAGTTCGGGAAAACTCCATATTTCACTGTTGAAGACTTCAGCAAATGGGGATACAAACTAGTCTTATTCCCGGTAACTCTACTCAGAATATCCTTAGGAGCTATGAGAGATGCTCTGAGAGTAATAAAATCGGAAGGAACCCAGAGAAACATACTGGATAGAATGATGACTAGGCAAGAATTCTATGAACTCATAGGTTATTATGAATATGAAAAAGAGGATAACACCATTTACAAACTTTCCAAGGAGATCTCCTAA
- a CDS encoding DUF447 family protein, which yields MKCTDNYIYARIFNDSRLYSKINDGIRIFIYPVLDARIFYQSLKGELKTIYTADSQCYIIPDIHTYVEGIIKRVTHSKNYKRIEVKPLNKSSALELLDKGYSRADGCLIELMVYYTKLQADVIEKNDYCKIYYVCSESVKRSTSREYYLKILDELRC from the coding sequence GTGAAATGCACAGACAACTATATATATGCTAGAATATTCAACGACTCTAGACTCTATTCAAAAATAAACGATGGAATTAGAATATTCATCTATCCCGTTTTAGATGCAAGAATATTCTATCAGTCCCTGAAAGGAGAACTAAAAACAATATACACCGCAGATTCGCAGTGCTATATTATCCCTGATATCCATACCTATGTGGAAGGGATCATTAAAAGAGTAACACACTCTAAAAATTACAAGAGGATAGAAGTCAAACCGTTAAACAAGTCTAGTGCTTTAGAGTTATTAGATAAAGGATACTCGAGAGCTGATGGCTGTCTCATAGAATTAATGGTATATTACACTAAACTGCAGGCAGATGTTATAGAGAAAAATGACTACTGTAAAATCTATTACGTCTGCTCGGAATCAGTAAAAAGATCCACTTCGAGAGAATATTATCTGAAGATACTAGATGAATTGAGATGCTAA
- a CDS encoding DUF115 domain-containing protein has translation MLNKHSNNYFKDFYLTTGYKLLNLDPSRDRIAVQYIYSLINCRKVNEIWLNLREMASYRKTAVIIGPELSQLQKLQSTLSENNVLIGVDGASYTFFLKTGTLPDIVVSDLDGPLRLYYLIQEMNKYIAIHPHGDNIYRITTLNSLLQYSRLIVTSQTEDYECIRNIGGFTDGDRAVLLAVEMGFESIIICCFSREPVFFHKEIIYSRDSKTKKIKVEILYGLLEKIKELYGDRVKFIS, from the coding sequence ATGCTAAACAAACATTCAAATAATTACTTCAAGGATTTTTATCTCACGACCGGTTATAAACTGCTGAATCTCGACCCTTCTAGGGATAGAATTGCCGTACAATATATTTATTCGTTAATCAACTGTAGAAAAGTCAACGAAATATGGCTTAACTTAAGAGAAATGGCTTCCTATAGGAAAACAGCTGTCATAATAGGCCCTGAATTGAGTCAGCTTCAAAAGCTCCAGTCAACATTATCAGAAAATAATGTTCTCATAGGAGTGGACGGAGCTTCATATACATTCTTCCTTAAAACGGGAACCCTACCGGATATAGTAGTCTCTGACCTTGATGGCCCTCTTAGGCTGTACTATCTTATCCAGGAAATGAATAAATATATAGCTATACATCCTCACGGTGATAATATTTACCGTATTACAACCCTGAATTCGCTACTACAGTATAGTAGATTGATCGTAACCTCCCAGACAGAAGATTACGAGTGTATACGCAATATCGGTGGATTCACAGATGGCGATAGAGCGGTTTTACTTGCCGTAGAAATGGGGTTTGAAAGTATAATTATCTGCTGTTTCTCTAGGGAACCTGTTTTCTTTCACAAGGAAATAATCTATTCTCGAGATAGTAAAACGAAGAAAATTAAGGTGGAAATCCTTTATGGATTACTGGAAAAAATAAAGGAATTGTATGGGGATAGGGTTAAATTCATTTCTTGA
- a CDS encoding GldG family protein, with the protein MNMKTVTILLILVIGVSMLALVPHPANAETSTIVIGFDMAHGENAKYVTNISKTLDYAKIILINESFDQVDLNQFNIIVVGQPTSYLNPDEMDALVNWLNTGGKVLWLAGDSDYGSGNVTQAAVNAVAEYVGSHLRVDESAIYDNTHDAQKFYRVLAQVYPDKEASAVAEGITNPILAHGPDNVVYAYDNGTVDLLACSTPPDNVIRIARYYPTAYIADNNPPPPLAINQIFAAGLAPGTGATAEAVTGCSNANYTFIAAEVLPTSSHKASLVIVSGESPYGDYEPTFAPSYYGVTLDGPKFIYNVFKWAYNFVQTYTPPVAATVTVTHTVTQSVTQTKTTTQTVTNTITHTATSTTTQVSQTTLTAEKSNTGAVIGAAIIVFIAIVAAAYILKK; encoded by the coding sequence ATGAATATGAAAACAGTAACAATTCTCTTAATCCTGGTAATAGGAGTATCCATGTTAGCACTGGTACCGCATCCAGCAAACGCTGAGACTTCAACAATAGTGATAGGATTTGACATGGCGCATGGTGAAAACGCAAAGTATGTGACTAACATATCAAAGACGCTTGACTATGCAAAGATCATACTAATAAATGAGTCATTCGACCAGGTGGATTTAAATCAGTTTAATATTATTGTAGTAGGACAACCAACATCCTATCTGAATCCAGATGAAATGGATGCCCTAGTTAACTGGCTCAACACGGGCGGTAAGGTATTATGGTTAGCAGGAGACTCTGATTATGGAAGTGGAAACGTTACACAAGCTGCAGTCAATGCTGTAGCTGAGTATGTTGGATCACACCTAAGAGTAGATGAAAGTGCAATATACGACAACACACATGATGCACAGAAATTCTATAGGGTTCTAGCTCAGGTATACCCTGACAAGGAAGCCTCAGCAGTAGCTGAGGGTATAACAAATCCTATACTAGCCCACGGGCCGGACAACGTTGTCTACGCCTACGATAATGGTACAGTAGATCTACTTGCCTGCTCAACACCACCAGATAATGTGATAAGAATAGCTAGATATTATCCTACTGCCTATATAGCTGATAACAATCCACCACCTCCACTTGCTATAAACCAGATATTCGCTGCCGGATTAGCTCCTGGTACAGGTGCAACTGCTGAAGCAGTAACTGGCTGTTCAAACGCCAACTACACGTTCATTGCAGCTGAAGTACTACCAACGTCTAGCCATAAAGCTTCGCTAGTTATAGTTAGCGGCGAATCACCATATGGAGACTATGAACCAACATTCGCTCCATCATATTATGGTGTGACCTTAGATGGGCCTAAGTTCATCTATAATGTATTCAAGTGGGCCTATAATTTCGTCCAGACATACACGCCTCCCGTAGCAGCGACTGTAACTGTGACTCATACAGTAACTCAGTCAGTTACCCAGACAAAAACAACTACACAAACAGTCACCAATACCATAACTCACACAGCTACGTCAACTACAACACAAGTTTCACAGACAACACTTACCGCCGAGAAATCAAATACCGGTGCAGTTATAGGTGCAGCTATTATAGTGTTTATAGCTATAGTAGCAGCTGCATATATACTCAAGAAATGA
- a CDS encoding ABC transporter substrate-binding protein, producing MNKILRLASIILIVGLVFSIAAPITVINTKASDNTWPWGNAQEPYPWLDYLVQLWKQSGDTGPVKLLIITRHDIAIQQKTKELFLNSPVAKKLNIVGLNFVQVGPTLFEYYMSKAPIDVAWGGGPTLFDYLYNDGYLAPISPDNNKAAYAALYEASKFPDTIHGIPLKRFGSDGKIYWIAAALSSFGFTVNHDKLKEWNLPTPSTWVDLSNPIFATTPQLSVGGADPTKSTSNTRIYEIMLQVYGWDLGWMILTGFAGNSKIYDASDAVREGVIQGEIAVGVTIDFYGYIAMQINPHTEYIMPQKQTAINGDPIALSKKTRHPIQALAFIAWVLSEYGGQQVWLDKDINRLPINPAVFKVAPPDLKRPDLQQSYENALGNIGFIFNDTRAASWEFVMQQYFSAALVGNAHQDLQTTWSEIANAWINHKISDEWMAYYSWKLLSPLSFKDPATGKNVTFSEKYAASMNNKMRSDATLLNQLKLEWENAMINRADSLLKQFESTDHSKPAPQVPCIAYQLVNMWKKFLNETPMNLPADCQTTSTQSSSTTQTTTTSTTTTTPPVQTSTTTQTSTSSSTSTAPKKSNAALLWTTVIIIIIIIIAAAWWAMKK from the coding sequence ATGAATAAAATTCTAAGATTAGCTTCCATAATCCTAATAGTAGGTCTAGTATTCTCGATAGCAGCACCTATTACCGTAATTAATACCAAAGCATCCGATAATACGTGGCCTTGGGGAAATGCACAAGAGCCTTATCCTTGGCTTGACTACCTAGTACAGTTATGGAAACAGAGCGGTGATACAGGCCCTGTCAAACTGCTTATTATAACCAGGCATGACATAGCTATACAGCAAAAGACAAAGGAACTATTCCTTAACAGTCCGGTTGCGAAAAAATTAAACATAGTAGGGCTAAACTTCGTACAAGTAGGACCGACATTATTTGAGTACTATATGAGTAAAGCACCTATTGACGTAGCTTGGGGTGGCGGTCCTACACTCTTCGATTATCTATACAACGACGGTTACTTGGCTCCGATTAGCCCTGATAATAATAAAGCAGCATATGCCGCTCTCTACGAAGCCAGCAAGTTCCCTGATACCATACATGGAATACCATTAAAGAGATTCGGTTCGGACGGTAAGATATATTGGATTGCTGCTGCTTTAAGTAGTTTCGGCTTCACAGTCAACCATGACAAGCTGAAGGAATGGAATCTACCTACACCTAGTACATGGGTAGACCTATCGAACCCTATATTCGCCACTACACCACAGTTAAGCGTAGGAGGGGCTGATCCAACAAAATCCACGAGCAACACAAGGATATACGAGATAATGCTCCAGGTGTATGGATGGGATTTAGGGTGGATGATTCTGACAGGATTTGCAGGTAACTCTAAGATTTACGATGCAAGTGATGCTGTAAGAGAAGGAGTAATCCAAGGAGAGATTGCAGTAGGTGTGACAATAGACTTCTACGGCTATATTGCTATGCAGATAAACCCGCATACCGAGTATATAATGCCGCAAAAACAAACGGCTATCAATGGAGATCCGATTGCCTTATCTAAGAAAACAAGGCACCCTATTCAAGCTCTAGCGTTCATAGCATGGGTACTTAGCGAGTATGGTGGACAGCAGGTTTGGCTTGACAAAGACATAAACAGGCTTCCTATAAATCCAGCAGTATTCAAAGTTGCCCCACCTGATTTGAAGAGACCTGACCTCCAACAGAGTTACGAGAATGCTTTAGGGAATATAGGCTTCATTTTCAACGATACAAGAGCAGCTAGCTGGGAGTTCGTTATGCAACAGTACTTCTCAGCTGCTCTAGTAGGGAATGCCCACCAGGATCTTCAGACTACATGGAGCGAAATAGCAAATGCATGGATCAACCATAAGATAAGTGATGAATGGATGGCATATTACTCGTGGAAACTGTTGAGCCCGCTATCTTTCAAGGATCCTGCTACTGGTAAGAATGTAACATTCTCAGAGAAATATGCTGCAAGCATGAACAATAAGATGCGTAGTGATGCAACATTACTCAACCAGCTGAAACTTGAATGGGAGAATGCTATGATAAATAGAGCGGACAGCTTGCTTAAACAGTTCGAGTCTACAGATCATAGCAAACCGGCACCGCAAGTTCCATGTATAGCATACCAACTCGTTAACATGTGGAAGAAGTTCCTGAACGAGACGCCTATGAATCTGCCAGCAGATTGTCAGACCACATCAACACAGTCATCAAGTACGACACAAACCACCACAACGAGTACGACAACTACAACACCGCCCGTACAAACAAGTACAACTACTCAGACGTCAACGTCTTCTTCAACTTCAACTGCTCCGAAGAAGAGTAACGCTGCCCTCCTATGGACTACAGTAATCATAATAATCATAATAATCATAGCTGCAGCATGGTGGGCTATGAAGAAGTAG